The Watersipora subatra chromosome 7, tzWatSuba1.1, whole genome shotgun sequence genomic interval agatttttctatcacttgagattggtttgttgtttgaggtgatgttattgccaggacgtttttcagattgacattggcaaaacttgatcgttgttgaaatgctcaaaagaaaagacatttttttcttttggggttttacccacgatcaattttgccattttttcttgaagtttatgcagattaccttactttacctgggattcgttaagagcaacactccgaggcagttcaattagaagttttacgaggttttacggtacattctatattactcacgcttttttaatagatacttattgaatgtacacacgtattctgtgtttaggtcaaacgatgaatagttttttgtagctcagacaacgtatacgtttaattacaacattttttaagacattttaaacattcaacattccgacgttgattcaacacggaatcaacgtcggaaaactattcatcacgggctagccgggtcacgcactcaaggattttcgccacgcacatacaaaacaacatgcgatttttgttttgtatgtgcgtggcgaaaattcttgcgcgcgtgacccggctagcccgtgctattcatcgtatcgcagtataaatcaaagttcaccaaacttttagaaaagtcgttgacaaaaatattttgccgatggtggtaataacgacgcttatgaattacgaaaagatgaagtttacctctatggctttgaataaagtgattttctaaagcgaaaacaaccgtttcggtagctgttgggcaaaaaaacagttcgaattaacagtgttgagttcgagttatctatagcaatttatcattacgtgggaacggaccaaaggaaatgttcgaattaaccatgtgttcgagctatccgtggacgagttatccatgtttgactgtatatatatatatatatatatatatacgcttatatgtatataagtatgtatatacttatatgCAAATACCGGCGGAATGACCAGtgttgcacgagtattaaaaatcagcttataaacagtgacaggtaaagTAGTTGTCCgacacttgccattagcctggcacattgccaggataatttgagtaagttagtacacacgcacacacgcacatatgcacacacactttgagatttatatgtatgtgtatatatatatatatatatatatatatatatatatatatatatacattcacattcgctatatacatataaatagtgTATTTGGTTTACgagtatatatatgcatatatcagCAAAATGCATGGTATTCTAGTAGTCTTAATCTTCACTAATTATTTATGTTACACCATACAGTGCTAATGAATAGCTCCAAGCTTAACTAGTCCCAAGCACTGCAGGTGTGAGTATTTTAATCAATGTAGTTGGCGTAATCACCATCATTCATCGTTACAGTCAGCTGCACTGGTTTAGATCGCTGGTTGTCATCTTGAAGGTAGTAACATCAAATCCTCTGCTAAGCgcatttttattgctattattattactattattattattattattattattattgcaatcGCTATAACTATACTAAGAGatgataaaaaaacaaactctgagatttataaatatgtcATAAAAAATTGCAAGACCTGCTAGATGTTTTGGTAGTTCTGCAAAGTTCCGCTGAATGTTAAAGTAATCACGGACAATAACGAGGTATCAATTTTAAGACTCTAAGAttaccagtaactgatgtttgtaATGGAAGATTTATATCCAAGTCATATTTGCCAATTGCAAGCAAGACTTAATGAATACTAACCAAGCTAAACTGTGCAGTTAGTTTTAAACATCTGACAGAAGTTTTACAGGTAGTTCTTGCTATTAATACCACTAACACGCAATTCTCGATTAATTTAAGTTTTCAATGTTTATGAGCTTGCCTCTCGTGTAgccaaacattttattaatttgttgcGTCTTATATATTTGTTCATATCTAGTTGGCAGATCAAGTCTACTTGTATAACCTGATGTATACTCCAGGGCTGGTTGGAGAAGGTCTTTGGAACGAGACGCTGAATGATCTCATAGTAGAGGTACTCCAAGAGTTTGTTAATAACTACTCTGCTAATTACATTTACTGGAAATTCCTGAAGCGGGCCCCAGAACCGGAGAACAGCGATAAGATTGTCGAGAATATACGATCAGATCTTCTTAAGCGACTCGACTATATCAAATCCATTTCGGAAAAACGTGGCAATCCCAAATTTCTCCTGGCTGACAAGGTAAGTTGTTTGGCtgttaaaatcatttttttgaacatataatttttaatttttgttgtctGCAGTTTTAGTTTGAGAGGCAGTATAGCTCTAGCAGGATAAGATAACTTGTGTGTGAAAAATTCAACTTTGGTACAAAAGAAGATAAGGCTTTCAAGgtgctaaaataattttgacTATAACTCTGGCTGATAAAATAACTATGGCTGATAAGATAATTCTGGCTGATAAGATAACTCTGAGTGATAAGATAACTTTGGTTGATAAAATAACTATGGCTGATAAAATAGCTCTGAGTTATATGATAACTCTGAGTGACAAGATAACTCCGAGTAATAAGATAACTTTGAGTGATCAGATAACTCTGGCTGATAAGATAATTCTGAGTGATAAGATAACTCTGGCTGATAGGATAACTTTGAGTGATATAATAACTTTGGTGTCGTAAAATAACTCTTGAGCAATAATGTAGGAATGACAGCTGAATTTCTGGTAATAATTGCCAAACCAAAAAAGCCTGcatatcatatattttatgaacattcGAACACCACAAAGATACCATATGATCTCAGTCTACATGTTGTACATATTGACCACACTTATGAGCTCTTCTCTTTAAGAGTGCAGCAAAAGATTCTCGAATGCCATTTCCTGCCaacaactgtaattttacaCTAGGGGATACCAAAGTATTTCTCTAGTGAGCTTTAGTCCAGCTATTTTATATAGGTGGATCTCAGCAGTCATGTGACACATAAATGCAAGAATTATATAGAAACAAACTCTATTTCCTTGGATCATGGCTGTTTTTATCATAGTATTTGTAGACTAAAATATGGCATGtactaaaacttaaaaaattattgGAAGTGGGAGTTATATTACAATTAGTTCTCTGACAAAATACATCACCAGTTTGAGACAATTACTTTCACGTCTTACATTTCTAATAatgatttaattgtaataatcaGACTAATACTAATagtgctaataataataataataatgataacagtatcaacactaatagtaataaaagtgAGGGTTGAGttcgggtcttaacaaaaggccaaaggatccaacatcttcctcaattccgctaagagaggaccttcctcaaaatgtgaaCTGTTCCTATGcagaagacagccatcttaggaacagctcacattttgagaattgaggaagatgttgggtcctttggccttttgttaagactcggactcaacacggactaaaaccagtcacctaccactaCACGACTGTgaaaacttttataataatactaataatattaatagtgaGTTATTAATGTTTTGAAGCTCTCAGCTTTTCATGAACAGTTGAAGAGCTCAACTTGATAGTTGCAATTGCTaccttttttatgcaaaaacgTTTTTAACTGGACCCAAAGGTTTTTTATGGCACACAATAACATCGTTTCTGGTATCTCTTACTTTGCGAGCTTGCTCTGTGCATATACACTCTAAccattttattatgtaaaaaatatagtagcaaaacagactcccAGATAGCCGAAAGTATAAAAGTAAGACACGATTTGAAGCAATATTTTGCTGTTACAGATTTCTAAACTCTGATTCAAATTCTGTTGCAGATTCAGCTAGCAGATGTTTGGCTTTATACAACCTTAGAATTTGCTAAACTCGGTTTTCCAGACGCAATGGAGATAACTCCATGGGCCAAAGAGTTTACTTCTGCATATGAAGCTGACTCCAAAATCAGTGCATATCTTGCTAAACGACCACAGACCCCGATGTAAATCAAATGATACGTATATCACTTTATGGACTTCATGTTAgtttagttgaaaatacatATCTGAGTAAAATATTGTCTCTTCTTTATTTTCCTTTTGGCTTCAAGCCATTTTGTATTGCTTTCACTTCCACATGTATGTATGCTTTTGAATATACGTATGTGATGAACTGATGCCTAAAGAAGTTTTGCAAATTGACATGAAAAAACTGCTTGCTGGTTTCTGAAACGACATGACAAAACTGTtgctgttttttaaaaatacagaaCAAAACTGAATCGGAGTGACAGTAGTGACTATTCTATTTTATAAGTATATTGTAACAGCTCTATAAGTCAATGGTGATGGCTTAATGAGTCATTGATGACAACTCTATAAGTCCATGAAGACAGCTCAATATGTCAATAGTGACAGCTCGATAAGTCAATAGTGACAGTTCCATAAGTCAATAGCGACAGCTCCACAAGTGAATAGCGAAAGCTCCACAAGTCAATAGTGACAGTTTTATAAGTCCATAGTGACAGCTTTATAAGTCAACAGTGACAGCTCTATTAGTCAATAGTGACAGTTCCATAAGTCAATAGCGACAGCTCCATAAGTCAATAGCGACAGCTCCATAAGTCAATAGTGACAGCTTCACAAGTCAATAGTGACAAATCTAAGAATCAATGATGACATGTCCATCAGTCAATAATGACAGCTCTGTACATCCATTGGCGGTAACTCTATTGTCTGATTATGACAGCCCTATAAGCGACAAGTGTTGCAAACTCAATATAGAATTAATGACAATGGAATAATAACGGAGTAAAATGTACAATTGATATACGAGTCCGATTGGGAAAGTTATACAGGAGTTTATAATTGAACATTTTACCATCTATCTGTTGTTATGTTATGAACATTGATCATGTAGAAACAAACTTCCTTCACCATTTTCTTTTGTACCTGCAACAACCACTTGGTAAAAGCTGTTTATCTTAATGCCAACTCATCTTGCTGCCCAGCACATCACTGTTTTATGATTGTCTGATGTTTAGAGGTAACTAGCTGGATGgccggcattgcccgagtattaaaaattaggTTATAAACAATGAAGGGTATTgcagttgcctgccatttgctattagcctggcacattgccaatggataatttgagtaagcttactgaTAAGAGCCAAGTACTTGCTTTCATGATTGAGCACACATAAAATTACGCTACTGCCCTACATGACGTTGCGCTATCATGTTGCGCCGTAACGAAGAGCGGTAGcttatttgctcccatataatgacatatatcgcctaataaATCCATCGATTAATTGTTAAGCATTGGACTAGCAAACGGAAGGGAAAGACATCATAttttctgcgatacggattctttattccaagattttaacagctatagctagacatacaCGACAGAGACacggacaaactttgagaaatatatgtaaatagacTATAGCCAGCATTGGTTTTTATGTATTCAAAAAAATTTCAcgaattaaaaattttagactaataataataattttggtaATAGTACATTTTAAACCatcatttaataatttaatcatttAACCACCGGAGCCCAATACAGTAACAAGTGGAATAACAGCGGAGATTATTTGAGAAAGTAGAATAACTCCAATATAACTGGTATGAGAAGTAACATCATAtagtaaattaattaaaacgtttgacttttttcacttttcatGGTCATTATAATTGTTGCAAAAATCATAGCTTgacaatataatttaaaaaacaaaactaaaatttgaagttgtctcccctGTAATGCAATAAGTATTATAATTGTTTAACTACATCTTTAATTTTTCAGTTAATTTGCAATAACtttatgttttttaaacttttttgcatTGCTTTGTGTAAAGAATTTTGTAAATAGTTGCTATAGGGCAGTGTTAACTGTTATGTGCACTTTATTTGTAAAGTGTTTGCAAGTGTTAGCTCTATTTGATCCCTTCAATCATGTTTTAAGCAGTTTGAAATTCAATAAAGAACAAGATTTTACACCAAATTTTGACCCCTTCATATGTTGAGGGCATAGACCTATAACTATATTAGACTGGGCAATCTAGTGCATCGCAGCTCAGCATTGTATCCTACTTAAACAGCCATATTCTTTGCGATGCAACGtcattgctttgttcacttcACCTAGTCCAGGCCATAAGTTTAAGTAGAAAGTCATGGAGAGTGTagcaactaccagcactggaaaGGATTCAAAGGTAAACTTTGCTCCAATTATTCTCAAGTGTTACAGTAGTTGTGAAAGGTATCTAGATACATAGAGCAAGGAATCTTGTGGATTCTTTCAAGATATGCGTACAAATAACTGTTTTCccaaaatgtttttctaaagttcattgctggcactaCAATTTGAAAAGTTGTTTCGCACCAAAAGGTGCCAAGTGCGTAGTATATGAAGTGTTGcacatttcatgaagtttttcataACCATGGGAAGTGGGCATAGGCTAGCaaatgagtatggtgatggctgtgTTATATTTAAGAACTAGCTTTGCTACTTGGCTTTGCTCGGATAATAAAAacgtctttggtcagaaaattgatttgtatttaacaaataacaacattttccattctaactttcaaactacatatcatgagcaaagtgttttgcgcagttgaaataatttaatagaaaataaaaacaaccgtaaaggttttcaaactttgtcaaacaactgtaactttcaagcttcatatcatgaggaaaaagacttgtgcaggtcaaataaataacaaaaaataaaacaactataaaagggtttagatataaatgtgaaataattagcaagtaatagctaaattaagtcggttttgctacgattactaTAAAGGATGgttcggtaatgatacagttattacgaactgagaaaacaaaataaaaatcctgaataggttgaattaataatgacaaatcttgcatagaagtgtgtgtttaaaaattttactgttccaccagaagatatccatcaaaactttgagtacaacgatactattatctcttgataccggtacaaatataaaaatgagatatcatactttgtctgaccgaaaggAGAGAAAATGTCGATGTGCTTCTCACGAATACAGTATAATTGTCCGCATGAGAAGAATTGCCCTCTAACcaagatatagtaattgaaccttacaaaaatatttttaacaggaGCATTGTAATGCGTagccgcattggtaaaataattagTGTGCCCTATAGCTACAGACGGAGAAACACACATACGGACGGGCACACcatctttgaaaaatatatatatatagataaaggcatcgtaacgtgtgggcgcaatgctaaaataatagctattgCTGGACAATCAAAACGACCAATACACATACGACCacatttgagaaatatatatatatataaatgtagctAAACCCAACCAgaaagatttttactttatgatggtctCATAAGAATGTAATCATTTACTGAATATTTTGCAGGGCAAGAGGAGTAGAAATTTTTGCTGTACATTTGGGTGTTTTAATACTCCAGCAAAAGACAGTATACTGAGTTTGCACACCTTTCCATCGGAAGAAAAACACCTACACAGACGTAACAAAGACTGGATGCCTTCCAAATATTCTGTGCTCTGCAGTGATCATTTCACAATAGGCTCCTATCGTAAACCTCATGGTATGAAGATGGCTGCCATACTAAAGCCAACTGCTGTACCAAAGGTGTTTCATtcttattatcaatattatcaaGATTATAACATAACTGTTTATGATCCTGATGCTATGCTCTGTTATCTCGGTGTTATGCTGTTTGCACAACACCCAAGAACCAACATTTTTCTTTatggcagactgcgatcagtgtactATTTACCAGTGTGtgtgcatttgaaatcagttcgTACACTTAGAtacctgacatgttagcccatagcatgggcaacattgataattttgcaatatttttagaATGGATCAATATAGATTTTTACTCGCACTTTCTGAATGAAATATttaactttatgtttacaaatttgcagggtaaaAAGTGCATAGtgtataaaaattttatctaaaagtagaaacaaatatattgtgtattttagtagttatgtcaaattacatgtagcaacaaaaatgtctcttcattctttcaatgtaaacaatgatgactcacttgcctgactAGGTGAATGTGAACAAAACAATGGGTGCTACGTCGCAAAGAATGTGACTATTTTTGTAGGACACCACGGCTtggcattgcccagtctagtatagttaatagcattgaacttaaaacctcTGAAATGGCAATCACATGACTTTTACATTGATAGCGATAGGTAATGCATGCGCCATATTGGGGAGCTAATCGTGtactagttccgtttgtaaacaaacagtgaaaaattACAGAAACGTACATGTTGAATGGTTATTTTCCACCTGGATGCTAATGAAAACttctcctacacaacgtttagagtgccctgataaaagaaaacctatttataacatataaaGTAGAACATAATAAATGATAAGTTAATGTAAAATAGGTTATTGTGGAccatattattcatacaaactgttgtattacagatgcataaacccagcaaatgatatatttaaacaaataaaaactgttccattatattacagattatattacatatgcataaaccataatggagaaacatagcacatgaagtatttcgataaaaacaacacatatgctgccaaaacaaaccattttcaagatttaagtgatgatagctcatgaatgtatgatatgtataataaagtATCTGTGAAAAATGgaataaactactgcaacaactaaacgaaaattaaaaacagttgtaatagaggataatcaaaacAATGCAAACAAAGAAAATGCAAGAAtgagtgtaatcagatgattaaacttatacatacacgttacagaaactgtgtaaaaggagatttgtatatcACTGGATaatgagccaaggtgcatcagagttttttagaactaaatcagattagaaatagcagtacaacaacagctacagatgaatattacagtgattacattattactggcctttaaaaagtactgctttagtattttatgccgcaaagatgcaccttgcagtttgaatgtacGATTTTATACTGATGTATTCCTAGGTTGGCAGTTTATCACGCTTTTGTTTTAGCATTACAATATCCGCGAGGCCAATTTTACCGTGATTGCTGCTTTCTGCAAACTTTCTAACCCTGACAGTTCTGAAGGAGGAAAAaagttcactcactagcttataaattcatcaaatcactagtagtgacactgatcgactctcactcaccaaGTGACTGATGTAGTcaggcctgccaactctcactcattgggcgtgagactcacacaatcacactgaagaaaaaatgaaaatgagtgAGAGATGCGTGAAATTTTTGCCCTAAtttccaaaatttttttatatactatcattgatacatcaattgcccaaAACCAcatctcaagcattgccccactcttgggttggcaggcctgggtgtagtagaactaactagtggcagcactaactagtagtaccacaactaatagtagtagtagtagactttagcaatagtaatagaactagtagtagaagtgactcacttgttaAATGTCATACCCTTTCCTTTGAAAGTTCATTCCTGcgttttttgcagttcatggaatagcaatagcactgtgcacctacacccttctgtctcttacataaattaccagtagtaatctcagtagtctgttccatTGATTTAGCGAtgtattcgtgatcttccacggctgttaaatctgaaactagatttctttctcacattgaccACAATGAAATTTACTCAAATGCTAACTTAACATGTCGCCcgccggatttccgtactcgcgaatgaccttTGCCATTTCaggggttttgagttcaatggttaataggtctatggtagaACGACTAAGCTTTTGCACTTctggattaagctccacctctacaaaaaagcgacccagaaactgaccaggtttgagtagcctgttttgacaaactgttgtttttgcggagttgtccctcaTCAAAGAGGCAagtaaaacaacagtttgtcaagacaggctaggccatagagttatctttccTTAGAGTAataacaacacgagcgtttccggtaccaacaaggagcgtttaggcgacgccccttttttgtgctagtcaatcgtagtgattgactagatcaacaACATTATTCATGAGAATGGTTAAataaggatcatgaatttctacagttaagatagtaattaatgctcatattaaagaaatgatgattatagtttattactctaatatatgcttactATTTAAAGTAATTCCATACCagcatgacttgcaaaggcactgaatagatagtgttaagtgagttaatTCAATCatttactcatagataagatagatagtcatactggggttgtatcaCATTAGTgagatgggaagctaatcgactgccatcaactatgagctgtactacccggcgttgtccgagtaataaaaaagtcttttggacagaaaatttatttttatataacataccgtatacaacatttaccattctaacttttaaacttcatatcatgaaaaaatattttaagcagttcaaatgaattaagaggaaaaagaaaacaactgtaaaggttttcaagctttttcaaactacTGTCAGATATCAGTTCTGGAAGAAAACAGGAGAACCTATTTTGCCAAGGAAACCAGAAACTACTATGAACATTGATGACAACAATACACACAGAAAGGAAATTTAATCACCTATTCATCTTAGACACAACACACAGACCACCCCAGGCTGTCAGATGCTAACTGGATGGGGAAAACACAAATCActgtatctcaccataatatatacatttatttatatacttattcAGATTCAACATAACACATCAGAAATTGCATAAACATTGGAAGGAGAGACGTGAGAGCTGAGCAGTTATCCAATCCTATAAAGAGCCTGCGCTGAGTAGAAGAGAGCCTCCATACATACATCCCTGAGCTACAACGAAAAGATTGAGTatgttacataaacaataactgcatGATTTGAACTTACACTTTAATCTTTGTAATTTATGCTTTCACtttatgttagttttaaattttatgttttatgctaaTTTTGGTTTTATTATACACTGGAAATGTCAAAACAGtcctcagaaactatcaaactcatgaaaaacagtccTTTCAACTATGATTCCATGGGATTccatttaatcatggaatttcccaAGGAGCTGGCTTCTAGCTGCAAACAGAGCCTCTAAAAAATAAGCTTTAATAATTTTCAGtcagaataaattttttttaaatatgaagtTTATAGTAATGAAAAGAATGGAGCAAAATACATACTCCAGaatttttctagatttttaaagctaaaaacaaaacagATAGAGACACTTTTATAAATTCCACATTCAgaaaattggctaagtttttcaaacatcatGGGCTTCCCAGAAAGATGAGCTCAGGCGCTCCACCACAGCTAATCTGTTGCGATATGCCTAGTCACCAGttgcacaaagtttgcaaaatgctgactagaagccaattaaaagttgttattctCAGAAGGCTTGTATATAAGGAGCCTCTGAAAGTGATTAAGGCAGAGAGCAGGCCAGGGAGGCCATATGGGTGAAATTATATACCccttttactactgttttaccTCGAAGAGATAAAGCCATTTGGC includes:
- the LOC137400231 gene encoding glutathione S-transferase 3-like, which translates into the protein MAEQDRLEYFHAKGRAEATRMLYAIAGEDFQDIRHDGRQWQTIRATVEMPLGQIPTLKTKDGMLCLSNTMARYVAKKFGLVGEGLWNETLNDLIVEVLQEFVNNYSANYIYWKFLKRAPEPENSDKIVENIRSDLLKRLDYIKSISEKRGNPKFLLADKIQLADVWLYTTLEFAKLGFPDAMEITPWAKEFTSAYEADSKISAYLAKRPQTPM